In Humulus lupulus chromosome 7, drHumLupu1.1, whole genome shotgun sequence, the following are encoded in one genomic region:
- the LOC133788356 gene encoding Golgi apparatus membrane protein-like protein ECHIDNA — MDLNQPAGENYANPQICFFHVLFKASALAFYILSSLFFDSFVIIFVVTVLLAALDFWVVKNVSGRILVGLRWWNEINDLGESVWKFECLDQESLARMNKKDSWLFWWTLYLTAVLWILLGIFSLIRFQADYLLVVGVCLTLSIANIVGFTKCRKDAKKQIQQFATQTIASRFSSTIQSAFTVV; from the exons ATGGATCTCAACCAG CCTGCGGGGGAGAACTATGCCAACCCACAAATATGCTTCTTTCATGTTCTTTTCAAG GCCTCAGCTTTGGCGTTTTACATACTTTCTTCCCTCTTTTTTGATAGCTTTGTGATCATTTTTGTGGTGACTGTTCTTCTTGCTGCTCTTGATTTTTGGGTAGTTAAAAATGTGAGTGGTCGTATTCTAGTTGGATTGAGGTGGTGGAATGAGATAAATGATCTTGGTGAGAGTGTTTGGAAGTTTGAATGCCTTGACCAAGAG TCATTGGCCCGGATGAACAAAAAAGATTCATGGCTATTCTGGTGGACACTTTACCTTACG GCTGTTCTATGGATTTTGCTTGGAATATTCTCTCTCATAAGGTTTCAGGCTGATTATCTCCTGGTCGTTGGAGTTTGTTTGACCCTCAGTATTGCAAACATTGTAGGCTTTACCAAATGCCGCAAAG ATGCAAAGAAGCAGATCCAACAATTCGCCACCCAGACCATTGCGTCGCGCTTTTCGTCTACCATACAATCAGCATTTACCGTTGTCTGA